TTGGCGAACCGTTCGATGAGATCGTCGATATGTAACCACCATTATTCTTTATAGTATCTCAAAACGATAGCTCGGGGTGCTACACCGCTCACCAGAGGTTGGTGGCAGCCCGGCTCGAAACCGACGACCGCTCCGCTGGAACTGGACTGCATGAATGCGAGCCGAACATTTACCTCTGCGCTCGGTGTGGATAACTGGTATGTCACTGCTCGTCCCCTTCGACGGATCACCCCTCGCAGTGAAGGCCCTCGAGCGGGCCTCGACGTTCGGCGACTTCCTCGAGGAGGAGGTCGTCGTGCTGACGGTCGTTCCGGACGACGACGAGTACGCTCGCGCCCGGAGCTGGATCACCGAGGGCGAACCGTTCGACCCCGAAACGATTGCCGAAGGGATGCAATCCCGCGTCGCGGACGTCGATCCGGAGGCGACGTTCCGGGTCGAACGCGTCACCTGCGACGAACCGACCGCGACGGCGACGATAAACGTGGTCCGCGAGATCCGCCGCGTGGCAGGCGAGGTGGGGGCAAGCGTCGTCTTCATCGGGTCGGAAAACGCGGGATCCGTGATCTCTCCGCAGTCAAGCGTCGGCAGCCCCGTCGCGAACGACCAGCGGTACGACGTCTACGTCGTCCGTCAGTCCGAGCGAGAATCCGGCGAGATCACCGACGTCGATTCGATGTCGTCGTAGCGCCACCGGTTGCCCAGCGCGACGGACGAACCGACGTCATCCACCGATACGTCCCCTCGTTCGACCGATTACCGTCTCCGGTCGAGCACCGGTACTGCTCGCCGGGAGCGATCCCGATGGGCCGTGTTCGGAGGAACGTTTATTCCGCTAAGCACCCTCGAGTCGAATAGGACATGGTCGACCGCAACGGGTGGGAAGAAGGCGCGTCCGTGCCGACGGGGTCGCCACACAACCCGCCCGCCTCGTTCGTCGAGCAGGCGAACGTCACGAACGAGGCCATCTACGAGGAGTTCGAGGAGCACTGGCCCGAGTGCTGGGAGCGAGCAGCCGATCTGCTTTCCTGGGATCGCCCGTACGAGACCGTCCTCGAGGACGCGAACGCCCCGTTTTACGAGTGGTTTACCGGCGGGAAACTCAACGCGTCCTACAACTGTCTCGACAGACACCTCGAGGCGGGCCGGAAGACCCACGCGGCCATCAGATGGGAGGGGAAGCGCGGCGAGCGCGAGACCTACACCTACCAGGATCTCGCCACCGCGGTCAACGAGTTCGCGGCGGCCCTGCGAGAACTCGGCGTCGAGGAAGACGACGTCGTCACGCTCTACCTGCCGATGATTCCCGAACTGCCGATCGCGATGCTCGCGTGTGCCCGCATCGGTGCGCCCCACTCGGTCGTCTTCGCCGGGCTCTCCGCGGACGCGCTCGCGACGCGGATGGACGCCGCCGACAGCGAGTACCTCGTCACCTGCGACGGCTACTACCGCCGCGGCGACGCGTTCAACCAGAAGAGCAAGGCCGACAACGCACGGATTACGCTCGAGCAGGACGTCGAGACCGTCGTCGTCGATCGGCTCGGCGAGGATCTGCCACACGTCCTCGGCGATGAGGAGCACGATTACGACGAACTGGTCGAACGACACGCCGGCGAGACCGTCGAACCGGTTTCGCGAGACGCGGAAGATATGCTGTTCCTGATGTACACGTCGGGGACGACGGGCGAACCGAAGGGCGTCGTCCACACGACGGGCGGCTACCTCGCACACGTCGCCTGGACCTCCCGCGCGGTACTGGACGTCAAACCCGAGGATACGTACTGGTGTGCGGCCGACATCGGCTGGATCACGGGCCACTCCTACATCGTCTACGGACCGCTCGCGCTCGGGACGACGTCGGTCATGTACGAGGGGACGCCGGACTACCCGGATCGAGATCGGCTCTGGGAGATCGTCGATCGGAACGCGGTCGACGTCTTCTACACGGCGCCGACGGCGATCCGCGCGTTCATGAAGTGGGGCAAGGAGTACCCTGCCCGGCACGACCTCTCCTCGCTGCGCCTGCTCGGGACCGTCGGCGAGGCGATCAGTTCGCGACCCTGGAACTGGTATCGCGAGCACGTCGGCGGCGGAGAGTGTCCGATCGTCGACACCTGGTGGCAGACCGAGACGGGTGCGATAACCATCTCGACGCTCCCCGGCATCGACGAGATGAAACCCGGCTCCGCCGGACCGGCCCTGCCCGGTATCGACGCACGCGTCGTCGACGCCGAGGGTGAGGACGTCGACCCCGGCGAGACCGGCTATCTCACTATCGCCCAACCCTGGCCGGGAATGGCGCGGACGCTGTACGACGGCGAAGAGCAGTACCGATCCGAGTACTGGGAACAGTTCTCCGAACCCGACCGCGACCGCTGGTGGTACTTCAGCGGCGACGCCGCGACCGTCGACGAGGACGGCTACGTCACCGTTCTCGGCCGGGTCGACGACGTGATCAACGTCGCCGGCCGGCGCCTGAGTACGATGGAAATCGAGAGCGTGATCGCCGACGTCGACGGCGTCGTGGAGGCCGCCGTCGTCGGCCGCTCGAGCGACACCGAGGGTACCGAGATCTACGCGTACGTGAGCACCGAGGGAGACTGCGAACCGGGCGAGACCGTTCGCGAATCGATCACCGAGCGCATCGAGACGGCCATCGGATCGATCGCCAGCCCCGAAGTGGTGATCTTCACGCCGGAACTACCCAAGACCCGCTCGGGGAAGATCGTGCGGCGGTTGCTCGAGGACGTCGCGAACGGCAACCAGCTGGGTGACACGAGCGCGCTCCGAAATCCGGAGATCATCGGCGAGATCCAGACCGAAATCGGGCAGGAGTGATCCCGTTTCGGATTTCCAAGCAGGACGAAACGGCCTACTGACCAACACCATCCACCACTGATGGGATTTTCCTTCAGATCCCCGACCGATGCCGACACAGTTATTTTCGTGAATTCAAAATAGGCGAAACGTGAGCCTCGAGGAGTCCGAGCCGTCGGAGTCGTTCGAATCGTCGGAGCCGTCCGAACCGGCCGAACCGTCGGTGTTGTCCCGCCAGCAGTACGAGTCGCTCCTCGACGCCGCCGAGACGTACCGCGAGGCGCTCGTCGTTCGCTGCTGTGGCGACGTCGGACTGCGTCCGAGCGAGATCGCGCGTCTCAGCACCGACGCCATCGACCAGGTGCAGACCGAGCCACCTCGATACCTTCTCCGGCTTCCCGCCGGTGAGGACGGCAATCGTCGAACCGCCTACCTCCCGACGGCCGTCGAACGAAAGCTGCGCCGATACGCGCGAAGCAACGGCCTGTCTAGCGACGAGCCGATCTTTTCCGTGACGCCGCGGCGCCTCCAGATGCTCGTCGCCGACGTCGCCGAGCGGGCCGGCGACCTGTTCGACGACCCGGTTCTCGAGGCCGTCTCGACGAGCGACCTCCGCCGGTACTTCGCCCACACCGCACTCGTCGACCACGACGTCAACCCGCGAGTCGTCAAGACCGTCGGCGGCTGGCGGAGTTTCGAGGCTCTCGAGTCCTACCTTTCGGAACCGACCGACGCGGAGATCGTCGACGCCTTCGCCACGATCGAAACGGGATCCGGGAATCGATTTCCGGCGGAGCGAGACGTGAGCGACGAGAGCGTCGTTCGGTCGCTGCTCGCCGCGAGCGACCGATATGCGCTGGTCCGACTCGACGCGGACGGCTACGTCGAACGCTGGAACCGGAGCGCCGAGTCGATCTTCGGCTACCGGGCGGGCGAGATCGTCGGCACGCACGTCTCCGCGTTCTACGACGACGACGCGGTCGAGCGCGGCGCGCCCGAACGAACGCTGTCACGGGCGCTCGAGGAGTCGGGGTACGAAGACAGCGGCTGGCGGGTTCGAAGGGACGGCTCGCAGTTCCGCGCGACGGAGGTCGTCACGCCGCTTCGCGACGAGGCGCGCGAGATCCGCGGCTTCGCCCTCCTCGTTCGGGACGTCTCGACCCAGTACGAACGACTCGAGGGGCTCCGCTCGGCCCGCGACGACCTCGACCGACTCTACGGCGTTGCCGAGCGCCATCGGGCCGTAACGGATGCTCTGCTCGAGGCGACGGGCCACGGCGAAGCCGAGACGGCGACCTGTACGGAACTGACCGAGGGGTCGGCGTACGACGTCGCCTGGATCGATCGAACGGCCCACGCGGATCGCCGCCGGGAGTGGCGGACCGCGAGCGGACTCGAGCACGACCAGATCGATCGGCTCGTTCCCGAGGAGTGGCCGGAACCGCAGCCCCGGGCGTCTTTCGGGTCCGGTTCGGTGACCGACGAGGAACGCGGGACCGCTCCAACCCCCCTCGATTCCACCGCGGACGACGCAGTGGTGACTGAATCGCAGTCGGTGACGGTCGCGAGCGACGTTCGAGCGGGGTTCGACGACGGAGACGGGACCTTCGAAGGTCACGTCGCGACGGTGCCGCTGTGCTACGGTGACACCGTCTACGGCACGCTCTCGGTCGCGACCGAGCGATCGAACGCGTTCGACGGAGCCGAACGCGCGTGGCTCGAGACGATCGGCAGTCAGGTCGGCTACGCCATCGCGGCGATCCGCCGGCGCAATCTCCTGCTGTCCGACCGGGTGGTCGAGCTCGAGTTCACCTGTCGCGACGAGGGGTCGTTCTTCGTCGACGCAACCCGTCGGCTCGGGTGCCGGTTCGAACTCGACTCGCTCGTCCCGCTCTCGGAGTCGACGCAGCTGTACTACGTCCGTCTCGAGGGCGCCTCGCCGGCCGACGTCTTCGAACTCGCCGACGTGGACCCGGGGATCGACGACTGTCGGTTGATCGAGACCTACGAGGACGCCTGTCGAATCGAGTTCGTCGTCGAGGGCTCCTCGCCGACGCTGACGCTCACCGAGTACGCCGTTACCGTCCGGGAGGCGGTCTTCGAGGACGGCACCGCGACGATCACGGCCGAGTGTGCGGCGGACGCCGACCTTCGGACGATCGTCTCCGGACTGCGATCGGCCTTCCCGGACTCCGAACTCGTCGGAAAACGCGAGGCCGAGCGGGCCGTACAGACCGGCCGGGAGTTTCGAGAAGGGCTCGAGGAACGACTCACCGACCGCCAGGAGGCCGCGCTCAGGGCGGCCTACTCCGGGGGGTACTACGACTGGCCCCGCGAGAGCACGGCCGAGGAGATCGCGGACGCGATGGGTGTCTCGTCGCCGACGCTGCACAGTCACCTTCGCAAGGGACAACACGAGTTGCTTCGGACGTTCTTCGACGATCCGTCGACCGACGAGTGAGGGGCCGATTTCCTCGCCGGATGGCTCGCTCGGGTTCGACGATCGGCGTGATTCGGGACGACGAGAGGCTAGCGGTCTAGGCTCGGGCCGTTCTCCAGCCGTCGAGCGATCGTCGACGCCCCGATCGGTCTCGTTTCGGTACCGTCGGCGTCGCGAGACCGTCCGTAAATCGGTGATAAACCGGTCGCTTCCGGGATCAAATGTCAAATAGGTATCAACGCAGCTTCCGGTAGATGGCCGCCGTTTTGTACACCTAGAGGGAGGCTTTACTATGACGGTTGTTCATTGAGTGGTTGTACCATGACAGAGGACGACGTCAATCTCGAGGCACGGCTCGAGCAACAGGACACGTTCGAGCCGTCCGAGTCGTTCGTCGAGCAGGCGAACGTCACGGACGAGGGGATTTACGAGGAGTTCGAGGAGAACTGGCCCGAGTGCTGGGAACAGGCAGCCGACTTGCTCTCGTGGGACCGGGAGTACGACACCGTCCTCGAGGACGGGAACGCGCCGTTCTACGAGTGGTTCACCGACGGGGAGCTCAACGCGTCCTACAACTGTCTGGACCGGCACGTAGCGGAGGGAACCGAGGACCGCACCGCGATCAAGTGGGAGGGTGAATTGGGCGAGACTCGCACCTACACCTACAGCGAGCTCTTAGAGGAGGTCGAGGCCTTCGCCGCGACGCTCCTGGAACTCGGGGTCGAGGAGGACGACGTCGTCACGCTCTACATGCCGATGATTCCCGAGTTGCCGGTCGCGATGCTCGCGTGTGCCCGCATCGGTGCGCCCCACTCGGTCGTCTTCGCCGGTTTCTCCGCGGACGCGCTCGCGACGCGGATGAACTCGGCGGACAGCGAGTACCTCGTCACCTGCGACGGCTACTACCGCCGCGGCGACGCGCTCGACCACATCTCGAAGGCCAACGAGGGTCTCGCCGACGTCGACCACGAGGTCTCCGACGTCGTCGTCGTCGACCGACTGGGCGACGACCTCGAGCACTCCCTCGAGGACGGTCAGCACGACTACGACGAACTGGTCGACGAGCAGGAGGGCGCCTCGGTCGACCCCGTCTCTCGGGACGCCGAAGATATGCTGTTCCTGATGTACACGTCGGGGACGACGGGCCAGCCGAAGGGCGTCAAACACACGACCGGCGGCTACCTGGCGTACACGGCCTGGACCAGCCACGCCGTCCTGGACCTCGAGCCCGACGACACCTACTGGTGTTCGGCCGACATCGGCTGGATCACGGGCCACTCCTACATCGTCTACGGGCCGCTCGCGCTCGGGACGACGTCGGTCATGTACGAGGGGACGCCGGACTACCCCGAGAAGGATCGGCTGTGGGAGATCATCGAGCGCGAGGAGGTCGACGTCTTCTACACGGCGCCGACGGCGATCCGCGCGTTCATGAAGTGGGGCAAGGAGTACCCCGCCCGGCACGACCTCTCCTCGCTGCGCCTGCTCGGGACCGTCGGCGAGCCGATCAATCCGCGCGCGTGGAAGTGGTACTACAAACACATCGGTAACGAGGAGTGCCCGATCGTCGACACCTGGTGGCAGACCGAAACCGGCGGCATGATGATCACGACGTTACCCGGGATCAACACCATGAAACCGGGCACCGCCGGACCGCCGCTGCCGGGCATCAACGCACAGGTCGTCGACGCACAGGGTGAGGAGGTCGGTCCCGGGAAAGCCGGCTACGTCACCGTCGACAAGCCGTGGCCCGGGATGCTCCGCACGCTGTACAAGAACGACGAGCGGTTCCTCGACGAGTACTGGCGCGAGTACTCCGACGAGGACGCCGACGAGTGGGTGTACTTCCCCGAGGACGGCGCGAAGATCGACGACGACGGCTACATTACCATCCTCGGCCGGGTCGACGACGTCATCAACGTCTCCGGACACCGCCTGGGAACGATGGAGATCGAGTCCGCGATCGTCGGCGTCGAGGGCGTCGCCGAAGCCGCGGTCGTCGGCGGCGACCACGACGTCAAGGGTGAGGCGGTCTACGCCTACGTGATCCCCGAGGACGGCTACGAGGGCGGCGACGAATTCGCGGACGAGATCGTCGACGGCGTCGTCGACGCCATCGGT
This DNA window, taken from Natronococcus sp. CG52, encodes the following:
- a CDS encoding universal stress protein, giving the protein MSLLVPFDGSPLAVKALERASTFGDFLEEEVVVLTVVPDDDEYARARSWITEGEPFDPETIAEGMQSRVADVDPEATFRVERVTCDEPTATATINVVREIRRVAGEVGASVVFIGSENAGSVISPQSSVGSPVANDQRYDVYVVRQSERESGEITDVDSMSS
- the acs gene encoding acetate--CoA ligase yields the protein MVDRNGWEEGASVPTGSPHNPPASFVEQANVTNEAIYEEFEEHWPECWERAADLLSWDRPYETVLEDANAPFYEWFTGGKLNASYNCLDRHLEAGRKTHAAIRWEGKRGERETYTYQDLATAVNEFAAALRELGVEEDDVVTLYLPMIPELPIAMLACARIGAPHSVVFAGLSADALATRMDAADSEYLVTCDGYYRRGDAFNQKSKADNARITLEQDVETVVVDRLGEDLPHVLGDEEHDYDELVERHAGETVEPVSRDAEDMLFLMYTSGTTGEPKGVVHTTGGYLAHVAWTSRAVLDVKPEDTYWCAADIGWITGHSYIVYGPLALGTTSVMYEGTPDYPDRDRLWEIVDRNAVDVFYTAPTAIRAFMKWGKEYPARHDLSSLRLLGTVGEAISSRPWNWYREHVGGGECPIVDTWWQTETGAITISTLPGIDEMKPGSAGPALPGIDARVVDAEGEDVDPGETGYLTIAQPWPGMARTLYDGEEQYRSEYWEQFSEPDRDRWWYFSGDAATVDEDGYVTVLGRVDDVINVAGRRLSTMEIESVIADVDGVVEAAVVGRSSDTEGTEIYAYVSTEGDCEPGETVRESITERIETAIGSIASPEVVIFTPELPKTRSGKIVRRLLEDVANGNQLGDTSALRNPEIIGEIQTEIGQE
- a CDS encoding bacterio-opsin activator domain-containing protein, translating into MLSRQQYESLLDAAETYREALVVRCCGDVGLRPSEIARLSTDAIDQVQTEPPRYLLRLPAGEDGNRRTAYLPTAVERKLRRYARSNGLSSDEPIFSVTPRRLQMLVADVAERAGDLFDDPVLEAVSTSDLRRYFAHTALVDHDVNPRVVKTVGGWRSFEALESYLSEPTDAEIVDAFATIETGSGNRFPAERDVSDESVVRSLLAASDRYALVRLDADGYVERWNRSAESIFGYRAGEIVGTHVSAFYDDDAVERGAPERTLSRALEESGYEDSGWRVRRDGSQFRATEVVTPLRDEAREIRGFALLVRDVSTQYERLEGLRSARDDLDRLYGVAERHRAVTDALLEATGHGEAETATCTELTEGSAYDVAWIDRTAHADRRREWRTASGLEHDQIDRLVPEEWPEPQPRASFGSGSVTDEERGTAPTPLDSTADDAVVTESQSVTVASDVRAGFDDGDGTFEGHVATVPLCYGDTVYGTLSVATERSNAFDGAERAWLETIGSQVGYAIAAIRRRNLLLSDRVVELEFTCRDEGSFFVDATRRLGCRFELDSLVPLSESTQLYYVRLEGASPADVFELADVDPGIDDCRLIETYEDACRIEFVVEGSSPTLTLTEYAVTVREAVFEDGTATITAECAADADLRTIVSGLRSAFPDSELVGKREAERAVQTGREFREGLEERLTDRQEAALRAAYSGGYYDWPRESTAEEIADAMGVSSPTLHSHLRKGQHELLRTFFDDPSTDE
- the acs gene encoding acetate--CoA ligase; the protein is MTEDDVNLEARLEQQDTFEPSESFVEQANVTDEGIYEEFEENWPECWEQAADLLSWDREYDTVLEDGNAPFYEWFTDGELNASYNCLDRHVAEGTEDRTAIKWEGELGETRTYTYSELLEEVEAFAATLLELGVEEDDVVTLYMPMIPELPVAMLACARIGAPHSVVFAGFSADALATRMNSADSEYLVTCDGYYRRGDALDHISKANEGLADVDHEVSDVVVVDRLGDDLEHSLEDGQHDYDELVDEQEGASVDPVSRDAEDMLFLMYTSGTTGQPKGVKHTTGGYLAYTAWTSHAVLDLEPDDTYWCSADIGWITGHSYIVYGPLALGTTSVMYEGTPDYPEKDRLWEIIEREEVDVFYTAPTAIRAFMKWGKEYPARHDLSSLRLLGTVGEPINPRAWKWYYKHIGNEECPIVDTWWQTETGGMMITTLPGINTMKPGTAGPPLPGINAQVVDAQGEEVGPGKAGYVTVDKPWPGMLRTLYKNDERFLDEYWREYSDEDADEWVYFPEDGAKIDDDGYITILGRVDDVINVSGHRLGTMEIESAIVGVEGVAEAAVVGGDHDVKGEAVYAYVIPEDGYEGGDEFADEIVDGVVDAIGPIAKPEEVVFTDELPKTRSGKIMRRLLEDIASGNELGNTSTLRNPEVVDEIAEQVQGD